ACGATCTGCGAACCCTCACCGTGCGGGGCAGAGCGCCTTATGAACTCACCTTCACCTTCGGCTCCCTGGCGGAAAGCGATCCCTTCCTCATCTATGAAAAAGGCTCCAGGATTCCAGGAAACATTCTCCTCTCAATGCTGTAATGCCACTGTTCCCCTGCAGCGGGCTCTGTGCAGGCGATATTGTGTCGTGATCCATTTCCAGAGCTTGATTAAGAGAAAGACAGGCAGCACGGCGCCCAGCACCATGAGCACCACTGCATTGAACAGCGCGGGATAAAGAGAAAGCACCGTGAGGGCAGCAGCGGCAAGAACAATCAGGATGGCCAAGACAGGGCTGAAGCCGAATTTCCTGCGTTCCGTGGGGAGGAGATCGACCATGATAAAGCCGCCGCCGCTTCCTCCGCTCAGCGAAGGCGACCAGGAAGGGGCTGCCCACCCGGCAGGGTATGCCACAGGCTGGGCCACCTGGATACAATCGCCAGGGTGGCTTGCCACTTCCGCTTCATCTATGGCGACAAAGGCGGTGAAGCGGGAGAGGAGGTTGTGCTCCATGGCCAGCCTGATAATCTCTTTTTCCGTGGAGCCCTGCATATCCTGAAAGTAACGGTCTTCCAGGTCAGTGAGGCGCAGGCGCGCCCAGAGGTGGGAAATGGCGGGAGGCCCCTCCAGGCATGGAGCGAGGAGCTCCTTGAATTCCCTTCCATCGGCACAGGTGCCCTTGATGATGATATGCCCCTCCTTTTTCATCGTGAAAAAGAAGGTCGAAGCGCGCCCTGCAAAGAGGTCCGGGATCTTCCCGGGGGCAAGGCTGAGGTCATCAAGGCTCCCATCGTGATTCCGTGCCTCCAGGCCGGTGACGACAGGCTCTCCAATCTCTCTCGCAATCGAGCGCAGCGCATTTTCAAGGCCGTCGCCGGGGTGCACAAAAGAGGCAGTGCCCCTTCCCAGCGAGGCAAGATGCGACAGAAAGCCCTTGTTGACCGCGGTGTCAACACCGACGGCAAAGATCCTGACCCCCTCTCCACGGGATCTCACATACCGGGTGATCTGCATTTCATCACCCACGGCGCCGTCAGTGATGAGCACTATCACGGGAACTCCTGCGCTTTTCCGCAGGTTGTCTCTTTCAAGAACATCAAGCGCTGATCTGAGAGCCCCGAATATATTGGTGCCTCCTCTCGCGCTGAGGCCGCGGAGGTACTTTTCCCCGCGGGCAATGCCGGCCTCAGTGGCGCTGAAGAAAAGCTGCTTCCAGGCCAGGGCTTCTCCCCTCGTCATCCACTGGACCCTGTCATCAAATGCCTGGATGGCGAAGCGGTCATGAGGCCCGAGGGTATTGAGAAGAAGAGCGCAGGCTTTTGCCGCTGATTTCATTTTCGCGCCCTCCATCGAGCCGGAGCGGTCCAGCACGAACACCACGTCACGGGGCGCTGCCGTGAAGCACTTCTCTGCGGGAGGGATGAGGGTCACCATGCCGTACACTTTCTCTTTGTCACGATAGCACCAGAAGGCTGAGCTGAGCTTCTCCCCGGCAAACCTCCACCTGAGCACGAAGTCCCTGTCCATGAGCTCCCTTGTGGAGGCAAGCCATACCTTCACCGACCCGTCGTCATGGCTGAGCGTGATGGCATGCTGGGAACAGGTGAGAGTGGAAGCTGTCATTGAAGAGCCATCATTCCCGTGATGGCGGAGCAGCACTTCTATGGAGAGCTTCACCGCGGGGCAGCAGGCTGCGGGAAGTGCCAGGGGAGAGATGCGGGACGCGTCAGGCACTATGTCGGTGTCACTGGCCACTCCCCTCCCTGAGGGGTCAAGTCCCATTGGTGCCCCGGGTATAAAACGGGGCGCCACCACAAGAGGAAGGCGGAACTCGGTAAAGCCGTCGTTGTAGAGAGGGAGCCGCTCTGAGTAGGTGAGCCATACGGAGACACTCTCGCCGGGAGGTATGTTTCCCGCCTGCATAGTGAATATTTCATCTCTCTCCTGCTCGAGAAGGGCTGCCCTCTTACCTTGGCGGAGCGCCTCGTGATAGCTTTCCCTCGCATGGACCCGCTCCCTTGCCCGGCCCGTGATTACCCGCTCGCCCACCCTGAGCTCAAAATGATTCACGGCGGCCCCTCCTGCAAGAGGGAAGGTATACACTGCCTCCACAGGCTCGTCATAGGGGTTCCGGAACGACTGCCTCACCTCGACCCAGGCAATCCCATCGGCTATGTGGGCGATATACTCGACTTTCTCAAGGGGAAATTCCACCTTTTTCCTTGATTGGGCGATAATCGCGCTTAATGCTCCCGATCCCCTCGCCTCTGCGAAATCTTCAGGCTCAAAGAGGGGAAGATACTCCTTGCTTCCGTCACGGTATGGCATTGTCTGATTCCTCCTTGCAGGATTTCTTGGGCGCCCGGCATTCATATGATTATTTTCATATTTATATTATATATGATTTTATTCATAATGTCAAGATGATTTATGTATAAAATCATAAATTGCCTGCGGGCGCAGAGCTGAAAAATTTATCTGGAGAAGGTGGTCGCAGTCGGCGCAGTATCAGGATGGCAGCCGGTAAAATTGACTTTTCTGGGCCAATCCCTTATAATTGAGAAACCGATGACTATCACTTCCGAAAAGGCCCTGCCATGCAAGCGCTGCTGAGAGTCCTGCGGTATATCAGGAAATACTGGTGGTATATCATGACGGCGGGGATCTGCACCATCCTTTTGAATGCCTTTACCCTCCTGCAGCCCCAGCTTATCAAGGTCATCATGGATCACGTAATCCTTGGGAAAGGGCCCGATAGTTTCAGATACCTCAACCTTGTCATCGCAGGCTTCCTTTTTCTCATCATCGTAAAAGGCATCTTCGCCTATTTCCAGGGGTATCTTCTCCCCTACGGCGTGAACCAGGCCATCAGGGACATAAGAGACGGCATATTCGGCCACATCCAGTTCCTCCCGCTCCGCTCCATCGAGCGCTACCGGACCGGCGACCTGATGGTGCGCATCACCAACGACACGGAAAATCTTGGCA
This DNA window, taken from Candidatus Eremiobacterota bacterium, encodes the following:
- a CDS encoding VIT domain-containing protein, with product MPYRDGSKEYLPLFEPEDFAEARGSGALSAIIAQSRKKVEFPLEKVEYIAHIADGIAWVEVRQSFRNPYDEPVEAVYTFPLAGGAAVNHFELRVGERVITGRARERVHARESYHEALRQGKRAALLEQERDEIFTMQAGNIPPGESVSVWLTYSERLPLYNDGFTEFRLPLVVAPRFIPGAPMGLDPSGRGVASDTDIVPDASRISPLALPAACCPAVKLSIEVLLRHHGNDGSSMTASTLTCSQHAITLSHDDGSVKVWLASTRELMDRDFVLRWRFAGEKLSSAFWCYRDKEKVYGMVTLIPPAEKCFTAAPRDVVFVLDRSGSMEGAKMKSAAKACALLLNTLGPHDRFAIQAFDDRVQWMTRGEALAWKQLFFSATEAGIARGEKYLRGLSARGGTNIFGALRSALDVLERDNLRKSAGVPVIVLITDGAVGDEMQITRYVRSRGEGVRIFAVGVDTAVNKGFLSHLASLGRGTASFVHPGDGLENALRSIAREIGEPVVTGLEARNHDGSLDDLSLAPGKIPDLFAGRASTFFFTMKKEGHIIIKGTCADGREFKELLAPCLEGPPAISHLWARLRLTDLEDRYFQDMQGSTEKEIIRLAMEHNLLSRFTAFVAIDEAEVASHPGDCIQVAQPVAYPAGWAAPSWSPSLSGGSGGGFIMVDLLPTERRKFGFSPVLAILIVLAAAALTVLSLYPALFNAVVLMVLGAVLPVFLLIKLWKWITTQYRLHRARCRGTVALQH